From the Exiguobacterium aurantiacum genome, one window contains:
- the mscL gene encoding large-conductance mechanosensitive channel protein MscL, with protein sequence MWKEFKEFAIKGNVIDLAVAFILGAAFTAIVTSLVNDIFMPFLGILIGGIDFSTLAVSVLGVNVTYGNFLQEVLKFFLIAFALFMMVKTLNRLKREKAVEEEPEPELSREEQLLSEIRDLLKERP encoded by the coding sequence ATGTGGAAAGAGTTCAAAGAGTTTGCAATCAAAGGCAATGTAATTGACCTCGCTGTCGCTTTCATCCTCGGGGCCGCCTTCACGGCCATCGTCACGTCGCTCGTCAACGATATCTTCATGCCGTTCCTCGGCATCCTTATCGGCGGTATCGACTTCTCGACGCTCGCGGTGTCGGTGCTTGGCGTGAACGTGACGTACGGTAACTTCCTGCAAGAAGTCCTTAAGTTTTTTCTCATCGCCTTCGCCTTGTTCATGATGGTCAAGACGTTGAACCGTCTGAAACGTGAGAAAGCGGTCGAAGAGGAACCAGAACCGGAACTGTCGCGTGAAGAGCAGCTTCTCTCGGAGATTCGGGATCTATTAAAAGAGCGTCCATAA
- a CDS encoding glycerate kinase, whose protein sequence is MRIVVAMDSFKGALTSVEANRAVHEALAGHDVVEVPISDGGEGFLDAWLLTHPHAETVTQDVMSLDGTMRQARYGWSERTREAVIEVAEASGLTLIDVLDPWRYSSYGTGLQIKDALERGAERITVGLGGSATVDGGKGLLEALGVRFFDEMGCVIGSFPHHIERVSRIDWSRLLPEAHRVEWRIASDVTNPLLGPMGATAVFGPQKGLAPQDVVSYEERLSSYARCFERDLTTRPGAGAAGGIGFALYQLGAEYVSGIEEVIRWSNLEKKLRTADWLITGEGRFDDQSLHGKAPYGLACLAHAYGVPTLVFTGQTDVIAVPDAGIRAVFPIISRIVTLAEAMHQAEPLLTDAVSRVMSILDKNA, encoded by the coding sequence ATGCGGATTGTCGTGGCGATGGATTCATTCAAAGGGGCGTTGACGAGCGTGGAGGCGAATCGGGCGGTGCACGAGGCGCTCGCTGGGCACGACGTCGTCGAGGTGCCGATCTCAGACGGCGGCGAAGGCTTTTTAGATGCGTGGCTCCTGACACATCCGCATGCCGAGACCGTCACGCAAGACGTCATGTCGCTTGATGGGACGATGCGGCAAGCCCGGTATGGCTGGTCGGAACGAACGCGCGAGGCGGTGATTGAAGTCGCCGAGGCGTCCGGGCTCACCCTCATCGACGTGCTCGACCCGTGGCGTTACAGTTCGTATGGGACGGGGCTGCAGATTAAAGATGCACTCGAGCGCGGAGCGGAGCGCATCACCGTCGGCCTCGGTGGGAGCGCGACCGTCGATGGGGGGAAAGGCTTGCTCGAGGCGCTCGGTGTTCGCTTCTTCGATGAGATGGGATGTGTCATTGGATCGTTCCCGCATCACATCGAACGCGTCAGTCGGATCGACTGGTCGAGGCTGCTCCCGGAAGCGCATCGTGTCGAATGGCGCATCGCCTCGGACGTGACGAATCCATTGCTCGGACCAATGGGAGCGACGGCCGTGTTCGGACCGCAGAAGGGACTGGCCCCACAAGACGTCGTTAGCTACGAGGAACGACTTTCCTCATACGCCCGTTGTTTCGAACGTGATTTGACCACGCGGCCTGGGGCGGGCGCAGCCGGAGGCATCGGCTTCGCGCTCTATCAGCTCGGTGCCGAGTACGTGAGCGGCATTGAAGAAGTCATACGCTGGTCGAACCTGGAGAAGAAACTGCGCACGGCCGACTGGTTGATCACGGGAGAAGGTCGCTTCGATGATCAATCCCTCCATGGGAAAGCGCCGTATGGTTTGGCGTGCCTTGCCCACGCTTATGGTGTCCCGACGCTCGTCTTCACCGGGCAAACAGACGTAATCGCAGTTCCGGACGCCGGAATCCGTGCCGTGTTCCCAATCATTTCCCGGATAGTGACGCTCGCCGAGGCGATGCACCAGGCAGAACCGCTTCTCACGGACGCCGTCAGCCGAGTGATGTCGATCCTCGACAAAAACGCCTGA